From the Lysobacterales bacterium genome, one window contains:
- a CDS encoding molybdenum cofactor biosynthesis protein MoaE: MDAPSISFFRLSDHGIDVAALRRALDDPHCGAVVGFDGVVRDHHGGRAVSELRYEAYAELAEREGQAIVEETLTKFAVRRIVAEHRVGLLGIGDIAVYVGVSAAHRDAAFAACRHVIDEIKSRVPIWKHEHYADGAAEWIHPV; encoded by the coding sequence CAGCGATCACGGCATCGACGTCGCTGCGCTGCGGCGTGCGCTGGATGATCCGCACTGCGGCGCCGTGGTCGGCTTCGATGGCGTCGTGCGCGACCACCATGGCGGTCGCGCCGTGTCCGAACTGCGTTACGAAGCTTATGCGGAACTGGCCGAGCGCGAAGGTCAGGCCATCGTCGAGGAGACCCTGACGAAGTTCGCGGTGCGTCGTATCGTCGCCGAACACCGGGTCGGCCTGCTCGGCATCGGCGACATCGCCGTGTATGTCGGGGTATCCGCTGCGCATCGCGACGCGGCGTTCGCCGCGTGCCGCCACGTCATCGACGAGATCAAGTCCCGCGTGCCGATCTGGAAACACGAACACTACGCCGACGGCGCGGCGGAGTGGATTCATCCGGTTTGA